In Cryptomeria japonica chromosome 1, Sugi_1.0, whole genome shotgun sequence, the sequence caagtgaaAATTTGTTCCACTTGAAAACTTGCACTTGAAAATGGAAGAACCGACTACATATTTAGGCGAAATGGAGGAAGAGCTTGCTTTTAACGAACTGGCAATCGGGTATATAAAACCGGATTTCAAATGAGATACGACTTGCATTTCGAAAACGACATACTTGCAATCGCAACTTTGGTGACACCAAAGTAAATCTTCATCAACTCAAAGGGAATAAACCTGCTATTGGGTTAAAAATACCCGATTACACACAAAGATAAAGGGGAATACAAGCCATGGGAATGACGCAAGTATGAACCCGACTGCAAATAGCTTAAGGAAGGACGGGAACGAAGGAAAGAATGTGGCTAGCATTCAAAATATGAAAACTAAAAAGCAAAACCCTATCATTAAACAACAAAGAAAGAGCAAGGAAAAGACCATACTTGGAAAGAGGAAGCCACTCAACCAAGAATAACACGACTAGAAAGAACAATGAAATTTTTGATGAGCTTTGCAAGGATGAACCTCGCACTTATAGGCAATATGAAAGAGAGACCCCCCTTTGGATGTAACCACTTCCACATTAATTGATCTCTAAAAACgtaggcaaagaacaaagaaatcGGGCTTTAAGAGCCTCGATACAAATGCAAAAAGACTTTGAAAGTGATTGAGCAAAATGAACACTTGTAATCGGGTTATTTTCCTCCGATTATAAGTATTAATAATATAAGAAAAGGGGCTTTATGTGTAATCGGTCCTAAGGGTCCGGTTACACATAAGAAAACACTTATACATTAAACATGACCCCAtgcacttgtaatcgggttttaaaGATCCGACTACAAGTGAAAAATTTCACTTGTAATGCATCTAAAAAGACCCCCAACTTGCACTAAGACccctaaaacccgattttgaacaaagaagaataaaaaaaagactcaaaacaaaggaaaataaataagaaaatcaaAAACAGAAGGGTCATGATTAATTTAGACATTAATCAAGACAAATTTCGCCCTCGAAAAGCATGCATTCGAAACAAAAGACTTGAAGAAAAATTCACAAGAGTTGCCTTCATTTTTGAaatacaaaaatgaggacaacattgtTTTTGCTCTTTTGTAATTCCTATCTTTACGGCCTTTGTAACTGCTGTATATTATTTGATGTTCCTCAATAATATAAGGATGCCATCTCCTCTTGAGATAAACAAGCCTCTTCTCTCATCTCATTCTTGTTTATACCAATAGGATAAACTAATTAAAATGTTGATCGTATATTTGCTACTTTGGCAAAGCTAACAATACGAGGTTTTAATCTTGTTCAGGTGTCTCACAAATGTATTAGATGCATCACACCATTGAAACAATGGTGAAACAATGTAGCGAACCATTTATATAACTTGTTTGGTCTTGAACGCTATTTTTTAGGTAATATTTTCTCCACTACTAACCTAATGCCAGCCTTTCATGAATTCCAACTACTTGTAAAGTACTTGGCCTTCCCCTATTGATCCAACCAGTTGTGTATCCTTGGAATAGGATTTTAATGTTTGAGGGAAATTTTGTTTAATGATTAGAAATCCAAGAATATGCATCATTGCTTATCCTCCTTTGGAGCAAACACTTTCGGTGGTCAAGAAGCCTTCCAATTGTTTTTAGTCTCTTGTTATTCTAGAATTGAGATTTCATGAAAGATAAATATTTTGGATCAGAGAAGTGGGTGAAGTTGGATCTCGTTCTCAATTGGGCTCTTAGCTGGATATCCCTTTGGTTCCATAAATATGTCCCTTATTCACAAAATTCaaatctcctatttttctccttgGTTGACACTAGCTGATTACTTTGATGATTTTGCCTCTTCCCTTTGCTCATTCTGGAGTGCAAACTTCTTGTTGGTATAGTTTAATAGCTAATACAACTAGAACCTTCTCCATGCCTTAAGTATCATATATCGATTACCATCGACAATTAGACAATATATTTGCAATATGTAATGAATATGGTGTCTTGATCCCATGAGAATAAACTTCTTGTCACTGCTTCAAAGTTCCCATACATTAAGTGATAAGTCAACCAATTTTGTCATGTACTTTGGTAAGTTTTAAACTTTAGCTCACATTGCCTAGAGACTGTTCAACATCCCTACTCATCCCTTCCAATATATGTAGGTAAGGTTGCTTGAATGTCTTTTTATGTAGTTTTTCTCTTTGACCTTTTTGATTATGCTTCGACATACATAAGACTACTTTATCAAGGTAGTTGAATACATTTACAATCAATTATAGCTGAAATGAATCTCTTTCCAATGTCGCACAAAGGCTAATGTAGCAAGAGTCACAAGAGAGTTTTGAAAGGATGCCCAAGTGGCTTAGAACATGAATAGATGAAATTCTTAACAGTCCTCTTTATGCAAGTTTTTCTGTTTTGTCTTTTTTTGAGTGACTTCCTTGTTTGCATAGTTGTCAGCAAGGATGCTTTTGGCCATATGTGATACTGTGATATGTTTTCAACTAGGATCAAACTTGTCACCAATGATTGTTTCTCATCATTTCTTCAGTCCCACAAGTGTCTAAATCACTTAGATGATTTTTTGTATCTATTTTTAAACTATTAAGTTCTTTTTAACTTTGTTTTTGGACTCTGTTTTTGGAAAATGAGCCTAATGGCTGTCTTGTCACTAAAATGTATTTGTAGTGATATTAGTCAATTTTTACTAACATGCTTGAACCATTTTGGATCACATCTTTCCAATTAGGACTTCCATCATCCCTCCAAAATGAGGAACTCAATAGATGAAGAAACAATCGCCCCACCTTGCCTTCAAGATACCATTTTTCTTTGCTTGTTTTTTCTTATTTCAAATCAAATTACCATGTCTTGTAAATTCCTCTTATTGTTACCCACTTACCCTCTCTTTCACTTGTATAGCAACATCCTTGTCTAATTCTATTTGAGATTTAGGCACAAAGTTTTCAATTGAAGGAAAAAACGATTCTTCTTCATGTAGCATTGAAGGCTCAATGAGTTGTAAAGTTttcaactataattattgaataaaTCTATAGGTAAAGTGGAAATTCAATCTAAAAAGTTTTACTCACTCATTCAACAATCTCAAATGagcgtccaaggggttgagcttaactggttaaaacactgggttctcactgtggagacccaagttcaattcccaatagggacatttgaagtggaattctaagttgtgactcttggcctttcataggatggggaaggtcttggggtcaatctaatcaaacataataataataataattattcaaAGATATGTAGTGGGGGTGGGGccccctactatgtccccactggttcatagctctagtcaaaagttattcaggcttcagccaattactaataaaaaaaaaataaaataaaaaaataacaatttcAAATGAGCAATTCCATAGTCACTTAAGCTTCTTTATTGACCCTTTTGAGTCTTTGGTTGTTGAAGTACAACCAAACTTTGTCCTGAGCTTGGAATTTGTACTTAACATGATGCCAATCATGTCTAGCCTTTAACACATTGAGTTCTTTTAACCTCCCTTGCACTGGGAGTGTATTCACTGAATTTTCTTATCAAGCCATCCGTTTTATTCCCTTTTTTGAGTGGCTGTTTGATCACAACATCAAAGGAATTAGGTGGTAATCGTTAAAATCTGCAAAATAGATGTTAACCTAGAAACTAGTGCAAGTCATAaagattattaatttttaaatacatTTGATTAATAAAATTAAACTCTTATAATAGAATACAAGAGAAGTGCAAAACCTCACAATAGCTTCTTTGATGCAAAATAAATGGAAAGAAAGAGTTACAATATATAGTCTCCAAGATTCCACATCCTTGAGAATGAGGAAGagacaaaaaaaccaaaaatattatgTTCCACCAAGTTTTTGAGACATGGGGAAACATTAGTGATGGATATTTTTGAGGCCATTTTTGGGGACAGCAAGGGAcaactatattttaaaaatataaggaaatttcaaatattaATATGATAGCATTAATAAGGCATTCATTGCATTGACTTGTACATTATAGAATCCTCAAATCACAACAATAGAGCTCACATGAGAGTCgaacaaattaatatttaattgcttcCATAATTCATTGTAAATGTGCATatgatataaaattaaaaaatagttatAGTGCATACAACAAAATGCTCAAAGGGCACAAGTTTGCACTATGAATGTCAAAATGACAAAGTCACAAATCTCAATAATTGTAAAACATGGTGATGGAAAGTATGAGGCTTCCTCTAATTGGCATCTCCTAACACTGCATCAAAATGAGAGTCTGACTTTGAGTCACTGCCACTATGAGTATGAGGGGCTGCTCATGTAATGGAACTCCAACCAAtccctcttgtgtctcctcatcAATTTGGGTGGCATGATCTAGATCAACATCCCACCATAAAGTTGGAGTCAGCCTATACTCTAAAGTTTGACGATCTTGGTGTCACAAAGCAGTATGCATGGCCACTAACTTCTCTACCCATCTAGGGGTCAACTTATTCCTCTTGATGGAGTGAATAAAGTTGTATGTGGGCCAACTTTTCTCTGCAGTAGAGGAATTGGCAACCTGAAAGGAGGTGAATAGAGAGTTTCCTCAACTCTGGTGCATCTTTTCCATGCCATGTCTAACATCCAATAGGATCAGTTTGAGTGAATGTAGCTCTATCTATCTATACCTTTGGTTTGCCAAATGTTAGACCATGAAGACTAGTAAAGGTAAGACATTGTGTGTGAATTAATCTCGACTCCtcaattgaatacatcttttgaagGGCCTTCATTAATCctttttttctcttctttgtcaTCACAAAGAGGCAACCTACCAGCTTTTGGTGTATGCCGTTTGAGATTGAGAGCAAAGGCTACCATATGAAGTGGGGTATTCATAGTGTTTTGCAGCTGCATCACAATGGGCTTGATGTGTTGCTCGTATAATCTCAAATTAGGATCCTTGTTACAAATTGTTTGCTTCATTTTTCCAAGCATGTTGTCAAATGTCTCATAAATCTCTTCAAGACGAGGAGAGTTCATACAACATATCTAATGATATCCACAATTGATGAAATAAGGGGCAAATATATTTGCGAACAAAATTTGAAAAAAGACAAGTTAGAGAATTAAAatcagaatttaaaaaaaaatcatcaatcaaattataaaTTCATTAATAAAATGGAAATGAGCAAGGTATTAAAAATAACAATGTTACCCCACATTGGACCACCAATCATCATGAAGAAtcttttgtttgatgctttttccTTGCACTGTGTTTGCAATAGACCATCTACTCCACTTCAAATTAACCATCATCAATTGAGAGCCTCTTGCACCTCAAGCATCCTCTCTAACAAAAGAAAATAACTAGCATACCTTGTCTCCCTAGGTACGAGGAATTCCTTCTTTGAAAATGTCTTGTCTTAAACAAACATCTGTATATCTGTAGCCTCTATCATTGCTTGCTACACCCAATCCATCTTCCCCATGTCTTTCAATGCATTGTTCAATGTATGAACACAACAAGGGGTCCCAAAGATGTTCTTGTAAGCATCCTCCACCATCATGCTGACTAATTTGCACACGTGCTGAATCAATGACCACCAACACAACATTAGAGGTCCCAACCTTCTCTACGGCATCTCTTAAAATATGAAATTGGAATTCTGCATTCTTGCACTTCCCAAAACAATCAATAGCTCAAGAAAAAATGAGCCATCTGAACATGTGACTATGATGTTGATAAGTGGCCACTATCTAATATCGTTCCACCCATCCATGTCAATAGAGCAGCCTATCCTAATCCAACACTGTCTCATGTCCTCCACTAAAATCACGTTGGAATATTCTTTTTCAAGGAGTGTAATACACAGTTTATGTTCTCTAGGGGGGTGAATAAGGAACCAACAAAAGCTGCATGTTTGAAGGAGAATGTGCTAAATAGAATGGGATGGCATGGACATAGAATTTTTTTACAATGGAGGACTTTGCCACATCTTGTGCATGTACATTGAACAAACTTGCAACTGTACCTGGCTGCtcactagtaatagtgttcctctTCTTTCTTGTGGAAACATGAACATCAACACTAGCACTAGCACTCGCACTACCAACTATAGAGGGCGTATGCATAGTGAATTGTGCGGATTGTGTTGGCATTGACAACCTCTTACACCTTGAttctacctccatatgcaatctatAAAACTCTACCCTCTCATCCTCCTTTATATCTTCACAAACCTTCACCCCTTTGGCTTTGAAGCTCGATGGATAGGAATTCACTCTTGTGCAGCTCCTTCTAAAACGATCTTCATAAATGTGACACAACCACAATCTAGTacaccttgaatttttctttttatctttgtATACGGATGTCACAAATTGAAGAATAGGTTGTTAATAATTAAAGGGGCCTTTTGCATAAGTTTTTATAACTTCGGAAGGGCATTCGATTGTATATTTTTGAGGCTGTCCCCCTTTATGCATACCACTCTCATACCCTGATGAACCCCCAAGTTGGTTTTCATTTTCTTCTTCCCTCTCATCATGCCCACTACTCTCACTATCAAGAAATCATACATTTCATCTTTTGaacattgaaaaaaattgaaaaaagaaagaaCAAATGGAAGACTAACTGCCTCTTTCACTTCTTTGGCTGGTTGCTACCTTACTCCTCACCTTTGTTGCTAACAGTACTGATTCTTCCAACTTCACCCTCAAACTCTACAGGCTTCTCTTCCTAAATTGGCTACAATTTTCTATTGCATGTAAAAATGAATAATAGTTTCAAATGAAGTTGTCTTTTTGTTGTTTTAGGGCTTAAAAATGTGTGTGGCCCCTCTAAACTATTATTAAGTTCCTTTTTTTTGCGTTGGTGTggcattttgtttttttaaatcagCATCCAAAATGCTGTGGGTACGGTTGCTTGTCCTTGGGACAGTCGGGACATTTGAGACATCCCTGATGTTCAGGGGACATTTGAGACGTCCTTGATGGTTGGGGGACATTTGAGACGTCCTCAGCTGTGAATAAGGATGTGTCAAGTGAGTAGCATGATGTGGTGGGGAGAGAACAAGTGAATTTTGAATGGGATATGATGCAACTTGATGGAGTTGTCATCAAAGAGAAGACATATTTTCAATGGTGTCATCAAGATCTAAAAGGTGAGtatccacaaacagatgtgaaatatTTGGTAAGCAGACTTGCCAATGAAATGGATCATATAGATATGAAGAACAACATGAAGAACCCTGTTGCAGAGAATCATTAGAAACCCACGAATAAGCGACTCTAAATTCTGAAGGAGCAATAGGTGCTAGAGGAGTGTTTTGCAAGAGGAAAACTATGTTCTCAATGGTGTCATCTAAATCCTAAATGTGGGGCTCTACAAACAAGGAAGATTTGTTTGGCAGGAATGTATCCCAATGaagtgaatctagaagacatatattAGGGGGACGATCAGCAGCAATATCATCCATATGTGAAAGGTTCTCCAAAGAAGCATCAGTTTTAAATGGAGAATCAAGGTCTACATACAAATGGTGGGTGAAGGTCCAAGCAATGAAAGAACACTCAGTGTACTCAAGCCAAAGCATAATATCCTTAGAATTATTGATAAATGTTATTTTGTCGgccatgtcatcattgttaaacTATGCACACGTTTGGTTATATTCATTTGGTTCACGAATAAGTCCAAGGAGATAGAACAATAAATAGATCCTTGCATGATGTAGTgattcactatcccttgtttctaGGTTACATAGTTATGTAAATTTAGCTTGACCACAAAAGGATGTAAGTTGATACCAAAATCCATGATGAACTCTCCGCCACCCTTGCCCCTCACCCCACAAAATAAAATTTCATCTCAATGCATGATTAGAAAATGCCTATGCATAAGCCCCCAAAGGCTAGTACATGCAATCGACACTTGAGTGCGTGAGAATTAATaacacctccaaattcacacaaTCATAAGTCCCCCCTAGCAAATTATGATgatggcactttataattagtgtgatTATAATTGCTACTTGCCAAATCAGTGAAGTGGTTGTAATCTTAGTGTCCACAGAATTGAAACTGCATTTTTTGATATAGAGTTAAAATAGACTAGATTGCACCAATAAGTACACAAAAAAttatacttcaaaaaaaaatttgtatgaAAGATCCCTTTCAGGATTTGTACCAATTTTTTACCCGTTTCCTTCAGAGATATTTTGTCTAACAGTTTGTGTACAAGTTTATGATAATGATAAGTTGAACGATTCCAGTTTTGCAAGCAGTGGATGATATTTCAGAGTTGCATGTTTTGAATGTAATTTGATAGAGAAAATACCAATTACGATATTCAATCCATAATAACAGTAATACAATGATCTAATTTGCTTAAGAGGGTACAGTAGAAAGCCAAGTCATCAAGTTCTCTGGATTTTTACCTTAAGAAGTTTGAAATCCATcatacttcaaaaaaaaattcaacttgTTTCAGTTTGTCCTAAGATTCATATAGAAAAGGGCAAATGActtgtggtttttttttttgttttgcataaAATAGTTTGAAAGCACATTTTATATTAGTCTTTTAATTTACCTGTAAATGAACCCTTAAAACCTCCAAAAACATATTGCAGGATTAGGGTGCAAGTCCTAGTCTGTCATTCATTCATTGATCGCTTGCTCTCTTTCTCTGCATCATTCATTCTGCTTGCTCTCCTTGTATGAATTGTTCAGTCCATTGAGAAAGCTCACTAGATTGCTGGATCCCAGGATGGACTGGAGCAGCAGTAGCATCAGTGTCTTTATTTTTCTATTCCGTTTCCAAGTCCCAATCACCTTTAGTTTTTGTTTGTCTTATGgtttttatttttatcttgttgGTTTAGGTTTTGACATAtacaaaatataattttaattaactTTCCAATTAAAAATAGACAATAATATCTATAATTTTATTAAGTTAAAAATTAAACTATTATTAATAAATTAAgcatttgttatttatttttgggttatattttaatttttaaatttatttattttttttacttttttttttaatttattagaatttaagtatgttaaatttatttaaattaaaataagagatttatatttttcaaatttaatcACCAATTTTTATTCAAATTTTATTAGTTGTTGAACTTGATCCAAATTTGGTATTGGCATAGTGTGATGGTTTAATGTGATGTTGTTCTTGCCACCAAGGCTCAAACCCCACTCAGGTGTTGTTGTTGACTATTATGTTGGAAATGAGGTCCCCAGTTTATGACCTCACCAGTTCATACCTCTGGGTCAAAAGCGTTTACCCctctttaaaataaaatttaaaaatttgattcaaaatttatcTACACCAAACTAAAATGAAAACACAAACTTCATGACTTATGTAAAAAGCATCATAAGACATTTCACTACTACTTGTTCTGGTAGCAATGTTTCCAAAGTTAaacaaaaatttgatccaaaatttgtctacaCCAAACTAAAACAAAAATACAAACTTCATGACTTGGGTAAAAAGCATCATAAGACATTTCACCACTATTTGTTCTGGTAGCGATGGTTCCAAAGTTAAGATTTGCATCTTAATATTTTTTAATCATGTTTCAAATTGTTTAGTACATTATGGAAAAGACATGTTGAAACTTGTTTGTCTGGCAGATATTCTCGCCAAGGTGATCCAGATGGTTCTAATTGGGTACCTCCAGAATGTGATGTGTCTATAAGACCTGGTTGGTTTTGGCATGGTTCACAGCAGCCTAAAACAGCAACTTCTTTGTTGGAAATATTTTACAAATCAACGGGGAGAAATTGTATGCTACTGTTGAATGTTCCACCGAATAGCACAGGTCTTCTTGCTTATGAAGATGTCCAAGTGCTTCATAATTTTAAAGATATTCTGAACTCAATATTTTCTGTCAATTTAGCTCAAAATGCTATTATCACAGCAAGTAGTGTCCGTGGAAATGATTTCCAATTTGGAGCAAGCTGGATtcttgttgatgatatttttacgTACTGGGCCCCTGATGAGGGACAGGAAAAATGGCATCTACATATAGATTTGAGAAGGGTTATTTCCTTCAATGTATTATGCTTACAGGAAGCAATCCAATTGGGACAGAGAGTGAGTCGATATCACCTGGATGTTCTAGAAGACGGAGTGTGGTGCACTGTAATGAATGGTAGCACAGTTGGATATAAAAAGTTGGAACGTTTTAGCCCTGTTAGCTCTCAGTTTTTGAGACTTACGATAGATGAGGCTCGAGCTGACCCACTGATTGCCTTCTTTGGTCTATACATGGACAACACAAGTATTGTTTACGCAAATGACAGCAGTAAAGCAATTTCAATTTCAGGAGGCACACTAACCAAAATAAATCTTACAACATTGGATGGAAAAATACAATCAGTTTCTGGAAATTTGAGCATGAATAGTGTACTAACATCATAATTATTCAGGTGACTATTTTCTGTACTGGAGTCAGTAAATGGGTAATCAAGATTTATTAATTGCTGAGTTGTGGAGGCAGTAGAAGGGAGATAAGCAGAGAATGTGGAGAGCATCTTTGTGAGAAATAAAGGGAGATGTAGATGATTCGGGGAAGTTTGACAGTTTCAACTATTCTGAATTAGCGAGAAATAATTGCTGCCATATTTAAATTGGAGCTTTAGGCTATGGTGGAGAGCATCTTTGTGCCAATTGTTGGGCGCAATCGGCATGGTGTGTAGGACTGTCTGTAACAATTGCGGGCTAAGCTACAAATACTGGTGTATAGATTTATTTCTAACGACTGCGGACTCAGCTGCAGATTGAACATGTTGACTTGGCAAGACACTCCTATCTTCTTCTCCACCATACTCCTTTCTTTATAAATTAGTATGATAATTTTCATGCTCGTTTCTATGTCACATCCATATCTGTGATTTGTATGTTCCAAGGGTGCATGCCTTTTTGGGCCCCGTGGCCATCCCATGTTCTTGTCTGTGTGCTCCTGTCCTTTTCAAATATCTTTCCTAGGATAATGGACATACTCTTAGGTGCCTCGTTTTTGCACTCACACTGTTCTTCCCTTCCCTGTTCAAATAGCTTTCCTAGGATATTAGGGATACTCTTAGGTACTCCTTTTTGCACTCACACTGTTCTCCATCCCCTTTCAAAGGGTCTATAGGTTCAGAAGAGGTTTCTACACAATAATGCAGATTTGAATTCCATGTGAAACACTGTTGAGGTCTCTAGGACAAATGCAGCTATAGTCATTCATAGGAGCTGTTACAGATGAAGTAGCTTGCATTGATTTTAAGTTTAAAGTTTTGGCTATGTCAATCTCATAGCCGATCCATTTAGTATGCCCTTGAGAAATAATAAAATGACTTGAGTCACAGGGTCtttctgttaatgcatgatagcttcggtaagataaatgatgaaatctctcattcaatcatttatcctatcgataaattatgatgaaaacttcaagctattaatctttcatttgatgaccattcttcattCATATACgtattagaataatatctctcTTTGTGTTagtaatggtcatttaagttgtttctaatttcgcctctagttaatgattgtttcttttagaaacatcatctttgtaactctatttaaaggagctttgtctcttTGATTAATTGAAcgacatcgattctttgaaatccatatgcttttgcatttttattatggtatcagagcagaaagaaattttttgttttttctaaaaattttcgaatgaaatttttcatcattgaaaaaaaaaatctaggcCTTGTGATTTTTTCAGAAtccgaaattcattttttttttctaaagggtTTTCTTTTAGGCGGTTTTTTCTACCATTCTTCGTGTTTTCTGTGGCGGATTTCTTTTTAACCAGACCTTCATTCCACGACACCATTAATCCTCTGTGCGTGACGCGATTTTTTccacttgcaattttttttttgccatttttggatggaaatttgcattttttattagggtttttacccttcagATCAAGTCGAATTTTTTTTCCGATTGCAAATTCTTGATGGGTTTTTTCACGAGCTCAATTGGGTTGTTTTCAGAATTTtgtgggtgcatcgttttccatgCCTAGAATTTCGTGCCAGCGGATTTCAATTATGATTTtagattctttttgggtttttcgcaaggatttttGGGTTGTGTTTGGATTTTTTTGGGCCAGTCGTAAAATTTTCTCAAAATCTGTGCCAGCTATATACTTCATTTGTTTTTTTTGAAGTTTATACCTGTATCTGCCTCTATTTTTTTGCATTGGAATTTGTGCCTGGACTTGTCTGAGTGCATTGAACCTCGTACCtcaggttttgtgcacttagcatTTTTTCAGTACCTCGTTTTTCGTGCCTCGAAAagcgtgaagatggcttatgggcattgatgtttgtttcggttttttatatttttttacctgaaaaaaattctgatgggttttaatatttttttccctcaaaaaagtctctgggtttttaaatattttttgtccttgtaaaaaaaaatcatgggagggtttatgatattttcctcaaaaattgtactttgctgTAGTTTGTTTTTAGTCGCACCTAgagttgttgtgcgaacatctgcactagtctcttgtTTGTAGTCTATTTTCGGGCATCTGGCTCATCTGAGGTAGTTTGAAGGGTTTGccaatttttttcttcaaaatcgtgacaactgttcttggtgtgtctctagtTACAGGGAGGAACAGTTCGCTAACATCAGGTTGgatggttggtgttgttttgggtatctctAGAAGTTTTGCTATTTCTgggagggttggtggcagactcatctcaagtggcagagttagtggTAGACTCGTCTTCTGTTGCAgcgtgttctgagaagaaggggggGCAACCTTgtctgttatttctcttggtagttagaacgatgaccattaagggagggtattagaataatatctttctctttgtgttattaatgaccatttaagttgtttctaattttgcc encodes:
- the LOC131073162 gene encoding putative alpha-L-fucosidase 1 isoform X1 codes for the protein MESVSVLLILLTAWSARATNTPPPLPVLPLPSAQQLKWQLGGMAMFFHFGINTFTDSEWGTGQADPSLFNPGYLDARQWVRVAKEAGFRRVILTAKHHDGFCLWPSAYTNYSVKSSTWKGGNGDVVAELAAAAREAGIGLGLYLSPWDRHEACYGDTLRYNQHYLAQMRELLTRYGPIQEIWLDGAKGKDAKFMEYYFKEWFSVIHQLQPGAVIFSDAGPDIRWVGDEGGVAGATCWSMFNSSDVTIGGDLDEQYSRQGDPDGSNWVPPECDVSIRPGWFWHGSQQPKTATSLLEIFYKSTGRNCMLLLNVPPNSTGLLAYEDVQVLHNFKDILNSIFSVNLAQNAIITASSVRGNDFQFGASWILVDDIFTYWAPDEGQEKWHLHIDLRRVISFNVLCLQEAIQLGQRVSRYHLDVLEDGVWCTVMNGSTVGYKKLERFSPVSSQFLRLTIDEARADPLIAFFGLYMDNTSIVYANDSSKAISISGGTLTKINLTTLDGKIQSVSGNLSMNSVLTS
- the LOC131073162 gene encoding putative alpha-L-fucosidase 1 isoform X2 — its product is MESVSVLLILLTAWSARATNTPPPLPVLPLPSAQQLKWQLGGMAMFFHFGINTFTDSEWGTGQADPSLFNPGYLDARQWVRVAKEAGFRRVILTAKHHDGFCLWPSAYTNYSVKSSTWKGGNGDVVAELAAAAREAGIGLGLYLSPWDRHEACYGDTLRYNQHYLAQMRELLTRYSRQGDPDGSNWVPPECDVSIRPGWFWHGSQQPKTATSLLEIFYKSTGRNCMLLLNVPPNSTGLLAYEDVQVLHNFKDILNSIFSVNLAQNAIITASSVRGNDFQFGASWILVDDIFTYWAPDEGQEKWHLHIDLRRVISFNVLCLQEAIQLGQRVSRYHLDVLEDGVWCTVMNGSTVGYKKLERFSPVSSQFLRLTIDEARADPLIAFFGLYMDNTSIVYANDSSKAISISGGTLTKINLTTLDGKIQSVSGNLSMNSVLTS